taatcacCACAagggtaaacatttacggacaaaataattaccaaaatgtcacgcaaattctcaaaattatacacagatgaaatttgttttattttttgatttcttttggagtagttttcgtgaagcaaaaatcacgtgctcacaactgtgCTTCTCGACAATTCCAAATGACGAAATTCATAGAATTAGTGCGTGTGGGTGGAGCTAGGGGAGCTTGATGAGGATCCTCCAGAGTTGGTGTCTCCTCCATATGTGATGGGGTCAGTTCCCTGAGTGTTGGAGTTATCACTACAACAAATTTCCCCGTCTCCAAGTTTACTGTTGGGCATAGCTTGATCAAACATTTGGTCACTTCTTGGGGCAGTTGAGCAATTTTTTTAGCGTATTGCTCTTTTAGGATGGTGATATGGCAAGCCCCTAGCCACACTGGTTCCGTTCTTGTTTCCCTCATCTCCTCCATGAGTGTTGCAATTTCCTGAGGTGAAAGAATTTCTTGGTCATTTGGAGATGGTGGTTGTGGGCTCATGGAGCTTGGTGAGGGATTAAGTGGTTCGAATGGACTCATTGGTGACAGTGGCATCATTGGTGGTTGCATGTACGTGTAATCGTGTATCCATGGGATGGGAGACTGTGTTGGTGGGTAGAAGGGTAACTCCTCGTAATTGTTCAGCTGAAATGAAGGAGGAGTGTTCCACACATAATGGTATAGCTCGGGTGGATGATGTACCCCCCATATGGGTAGAGGAGTCATTTGTATGTTGGGATCATGACGTTGGTGAGAGATGGAAAGATCATCATTGACGTTAATGACACGGCCGAAGCGAACCATGCTTGTGCTAAAATCGATCACAAGAAGGGATCAACGTAATAGTTTTCTCCAAGGTTCTCTAACAAGCAAGGAGAGATCCACGAGACGTTCTTCCTCAAGATCAATCTGAAGTGCTGATGGAAGTTTTGGTACTGTCTATAAAGATTTATGGCAGCTGTCATGCCCTTTGTTACTATTTGTGCTAGGTCCTAGGAATTTTGGAGACGAATGATCACTTCTTGGTTGTTCACTATCATTGAGAAGGTCAAGGCATGACTATGTAACCCCATCTCGAGCCAAGATTGGGGAGGAGTGAAGGGGTTTGGAGTTTGGGAGGTGTAGATTACCGGGTAATTTTGTGGTGGTAGAGTTTGGTTGTCCATTGTTGGTGGAGAGAGGAAATGAAGATTTAGTGGTCTATATGGGAGTTAGGAGGGACGTTGGCGATGAGTTCTGAGTAGGAATGTTAGTGCATTGTGGCGTTGCAAGGAGATTGTTTGAAATAGAAATAGAAGAAGAGGGGATTATTGCGTGTTAAGAGAAATGGCTAATGGTGTTGTGATAGTATTAGTAGAGGAGGGAGAAGCGGTGGATTATTTGGCTCGTGTGGGTTGGGTTGTTCATGTGGACTAGTTTTGGGCGTTATTATTTGCATGGGGCAGAGTTGTGTAGTTAGAGTGTGGTGTTGGGATTTTGGTCTAGCATGTGTAGGTCATAATTGCCTACTAGGAATGTTTGTGGGCTTGTGTGTTCCGATTTAGGGTGGTTGGTTAGGAGAGCATGATTGGCGGTGCATGGAGGTGTTGTTGACGTGTCATGTTGTGGTGTTTGCATCGTATCCATGGGTCATTGTTCATGGTGTTAACGTGTGTAGGGGTATGGATTTGATTAGGTGTGTAATGTAACTTTGGTGATTCTTTGGGCCAGCTAGAGTTGGGGTGGGCTGCTTCTTCTTGGGCTTGTAGTTCAATATTTGGGCTCTGCTGCTGTTCGTTATTAGGGTTCTCTAGTTCGTTAGTAAATGTGTTTAGAATATTAAAATTGTTATTGACGAATAAGCCAGTTGGTTTAATTAATTGATTAGTAGGGGATGGGGAATTGGGTATTGGGGAGAACAGAGTATGAATGTACCTAGTATTAGCTCAGGTGTTGTTGCTAGTTTTGACGTGGTGGTAGGATTCCCCTTAGGTGCTATCCGTGGTGGTGATGTGCGCGTTGATGTGTCGTCGTTGTGTGTATATTTGTGATGCCCTAGTTGGGTGTTGGATCTTCGAGGAAAGACTACAGTTTTTCATTCTGAGTATGTTGGTTGATTGTCATATGTAGGCTTTGTAGTATTGGAAGAGGTTGATAAGTGGTGTGGTAGTAAAGTATTTAGGGGGGGGGGTGTACTGAGCTATGGGGACAAACGGTTCGCGTGTGACCCAGTCTGCCACAACTAATACAAAGCATGTTTAAAACTTCGTATATTATCTGTTGACGGTGCGTCCCAATGAATACATGGGACTTTAATGGTTGCTCTAGTGGTACTTCTATGCAAATTCTTGCATAACGGCCACGAGAGGTTGTTGAGGTGCATGTGTCAATTTTTAATAGCTTGCCTAGTTTGTTTCCTACTTTTTGAAGTATTTCAAGATCGTAGAACTATGTTGGAAGCCCACGGATGCGAGTCCAAATTGTTGTATATGTGAGTTTCGTTGTTGATGTTAGGAATTTAGGTTCCCATCTTCTTACTGAAAGGAAGTGGTTTAATATAAAGCATGGTCTATTGCGCAGCGCTTTATTCATGTTTTCCTCCTTTTGATATTTGATTAAAAAGAATTCATTTCCTAGATCAACGAGTGATATGGATTCAATAGGCTTCCACATAGTTTGCAACTTTTGCTTGAGAGATAAGTGACCCGCTTTTCGTCCGTAAACTTTAATATAATAGAGTATTGCCATGGTTGATAGAGTCTTGATTTATTTGTATTGGAGATAGGTTTAAAATTATCCGTTGTTGGTTCTTGCAGTACTTCATCAGACATGTCAATGTGTGATTGGGTATTAGAAATTGGTGGTAGTGACATAGAATAGTTATTTAATAGTGTTTGCTTGAATGAAAGGGGATTGTTATTGGTGGTTAAGTCATCTATATTCATGAGATCAGATCTGGGGGTTCATGATTGGTTATTGGGGGAGGAACTGGCATGGTGCTGTTGAGGCAGAAGGATTTGTGATATTGAGTGAGAAGAAATTTCTAGTGAGAGGTCAGAGCATCTCTCCCTTAGATTGGTTGACTAGTTTTATTTTAACTCCTTATTCTGTTATTTTCTTCATTCTCAACAAAACATAAGAAGAGATTAATTGCATAAACACTAAATATAAGTTTTGTTAACTTGTCACATGCACTGGTTATTGTTGTAAAAAAAACTGACCACTTAATCCAAAATTTCAAGATAATTGGTGAATTAGTTAGCTCATTATGCTTATCATAtaactttttaaaaaattattataacGATCGATAGACAACTCATTGTGTgaaataatataaaattattatGAGCACCTATAAAAAGCCTTACACAAAAGTAGAATATTATGGATATTCTCTAACGATTAGTGTAAGCTAAATTTTGACAAATATTTGTTACTACATATTTAACTTGAATTCGATTTATCTTCATTTGCTTTTCGTTCTGATAAACTATATTAGTTATGCCAGTTGATAGTATAAATGTCTATTTTTCTTTAGGTTCACATGTTAGTTATGCCGGTTGATAGTATAAGAATTATTTATGtgataattaattaataaattatacGTAATCACTCTAAAAGAGTAATTTTATCTTTAAATAGGCAAATTTCTGCCATTCGATTACATATTTTTATACGattttttatatgtatatatatttcataTTTTTATAGGTATTTATATTTCATATTATTTAATATCCACAATTAAATGCTATATTAATTATATGATGTGATGGTTATTTTTTCTTATGCAATCCAGtcaaatattatattattatatgtTGTGAATAATCCTACTCGTATGGGAAAAATTTATTCTCCCAAATATTTATCCTAAATTAATAGAAGTATAAAATGTGTTTACATGTATAACTTTTCTCAATTAACCATGATATATTAATATATTTTCTCACTTCATGAAATTAACTAACCCTAGTAAATTGATATCATCTATTGCGAACAAAGATGTTACTTTTTCCATTTCAGTTTCAATAATGTACTTTCCTTATTAGTCGTtctaaaaagaataaaatatttataaatttagATATAATTTAACTTGAAATTTTTTTATAGCCAAATGAATACACAATTTATGATCATCTATTTTAAATTTTGTGCCAAGAAATTGAAAGGAAGGTGTAGTGAATAATTGTCTTTCCGAGAGGGCTTAGCTTAAGCGTGAATCCATGTGGCATAAAATGATCTCTCCATGTGGCGCGGCGTAAGGCCTCCTCGATCTAACAATAGTGAAGGCAAAGGGTCCTAAGGATAAGCCAATGGTCTCTTTGTATGTGGTCCCCACTTCTCACTTCTTCTTCCCTCCAGTAAGAAAAAACAAAGTAGATAGGACTATATATTATCCATAGGCAATCTCCACTATTAGTAAGATTTTCATCTAATTTTAAAAAACGTATGGGCCCCacttccttttccttcatttgcCTTCCACAGTTGTACCTCAAGCATCAATATTCCTTCACAAAAAATATCCAAAATTACCAATAAAAAATATTTGGCATTaacttttttctctctctttcacTTGTATATATAGAGCACAGCTACACAAGTCCTCCAGTTTTCTTGTCTGTGTTAAAATAGAAAAAATCGCCGGTGAATCACCTCGTCTAAAACGCCAATGGAAAACAACCAGCAATCGGCGGCGAATGCAGCGGCGGCGGCGGCAGCAGCAGCAGTGGCGTACCCAACGCAGCCACCGTACCACCACCTCCttcagcaacaacaacagcagctCCAGATGTTCTGGACCTACCAGCGCCAAGAAATCGAACAGGTTAACGATTTCAAAAACCACCAACTTCCTCTGGCCCGAATCAAGAAGATCATGAAAGCTGACGAGGATGTCCGCATGATCTCCGCTGAAGCTCCCATTTTATTCGCCAAAGCGTGTGAGCTTTTCATTCTGGAACTCACTATTCGTTCCTGGCTTCACGCTGAGGAAAACAAGCGTCGAACTTTACAGAAAAACGACATCGCTGCCGCGATTACGCGGACTGACATTTTTGATTTCCTTGTTGACATTGTTCCTAGGGATGAGATCAAGGAAGAGGGTGGTGTTGGTCTTGGGCCTTCTGGGATTGTGGGCTCCACAGCTAGTGGTGTGCCTTACTATTACCCACCAATGGGCCAGCCTGCTCCACCGGGTGTGATGATGGGCAGGCCTGCTATGCCTGGGGTTGATCCTTCAATGTACGTTCAGCCTCCGCCACCGCCGTCGCAGGCGTGGCAGTCCGCTTGGCAGACTGCTGACGATAATTCCTATGCAAGTGGAGGCAGCAGTGGACAGGGTAACCTTGATGGTCAAAGGTAATTTTGTTATTATTCTCTTCAGATCTGGGTAAGTTAGGgtttaataaataaattttgtcaAATGAAATtgttcttttacatttttttggaAGGTGGTAACTTTGTTGTTTTTCTGAAGACTTGAGGTTTCGAGATGCTAGTATTTGTTGTTAAAGCTGCTATTTTTACTTCTTTTAATTCACTATTGCAGATAGTAGCTACATATATTTTTGCTTTTTATATGTTTGCCTTCTCGCATGTTGAACACATATAGGGCAATGCTTACTGAATTCTAGTAAAGCGCTGATATAATTTGATGCAGTCTCTCTTTACTTCATCAGAAAATAAATTTTCTGTGCAATCTCTCATTGATGTTGCAACATGGAGATTGGAGTTCAATAATCAATTTATACTCAAGACTTTCAGCCATCACTTTTGCTTCATGAATTTCAAAATGATTTGATATATCTGGATTTTGTGGATATTTAGGGCGACAGATATGCTTTCACGCGTTTTCTTTCATATTCTTTACTATAAAAGAGTTCATGATTGATTCTCTTAATCGGCAATTACAAGTTTGCAGTGGTAAATGTTATCTATGCTGATTCCAGGATAGATCTAAAGCATaagtttttcaattttcttacCAATGGAATGATTATATATGCATGCTTAGGATATGCCATCCATAATGTTACCTATGATCCTGAGAATGGGCTGATATCTGATGTCTTTATCTGTGTTGCAAAGTATGAAAAACATTTCCAGTCTCCCGGAGCCTTTTATGTGGTTTACATGTTCGTTAGGGTATAATTCTTGGTTATGCTGATGCAAATTGAACACGTGGCCGGTAGTAAAGTGGAATTAAATTTGTTGCCAACTGTGTTGGCTTAGGTATGTTGTATAGGAAAGATATCCTGAGCAAGTCCGAAGAACTAGGATAGTTGGATTTGCTTAGTCATAACCATCAATTTTCTCCTTTTCTGTCTTTTGCGTGACGACCAACAAAGAAATCAGGACGCATATGGTGTCAGATATTTGGCGCTTTGCGGGGACAGTTAGCAAATAAACGACTTTTTCTTGATGGTAGAAGCTCATCTATATTTCCTCAAAACGTGTCAGTAGGTTTTCTCCCACTTTGACTTCTCAAAGAAGCTATAGTAGAAGAAAAGAAGTACACTGTCTTATGATTCGTTGTCAGTGTGTCCTTATCAAGAAATAGTTCTTTTTCAGGATGAGAGTAGAAGTTATATTGACAATCAAGAAC
This sequence is a window from Nicotiana sylvestris chromosome 3, ASM39365v2, whole genome shotgun sequence. Protein-coding genes within it:
- the LOC104228580 gene encoding nuclear transcription factor Y subunit C-1-like yields the protein MENNQQSAANAAAAAAAAAVAYPTQPPYHHLLQQQQQQLQMFWTYQRQEIEQVNDFKNHQLPLARIKKIMKADEDVRMISAEAPILFAKACELFILELTIRSWLHAEENKRRTLQKNDIAAAITRTDIFDFLVDIVPRDEIKEEGGVGLGPSGIVGSTASGVPYYYPPMGQPAPPGVMMGRPAMPGVDPSMYVQPPPPPSQAWQSAWQTADDNSYASGGSSGQGNLDGQS